DNA from Kineococcus mangrovi:
GAGCAGGGGCTGGACCTGCTGGGCGTCCTTGCCCCACAGCAGCGCGACGAGCGGACCGCCACGCGCGGCGAGGGCGCGCACCGCGGCGTCGGTGACGGCCTGCCAGCCCAGGCGCCGGTGCGAGCCGGAGCTGCCGGCGCGGACGGTGAGGACGCGGTTGAGCAGCAGGACGCCGGCCCCCGTCCACGACGACAGGTCGCCGTGCGCGGGCGGTTCGACGCCCACGTCCTCGCGCAGCTCGCGGCCGATGTTGACGAGGCTGCGCGGCAGCGGTCGCACGTGCGGCTCCACGGCGAAGCTCAGCCCGACCGGGTGCCCCGCGGTGGGGTAGGGGTCCTGGCCGACCAGCAGCACCCGCACCCCGTCGAAGGGCTGGCGGAACGCGCGCAGGACGTCCCCGGCCGCGGGCAGCCAGTCACCCGGCTCGGCCGCCAGCGCCGCGGAGACCCGCTCGAGGTCGGCGCGCACCGGGGCCAGCGCCCGCGCCCAGCCGGGGTCGAGGTCGTCGAGGCCCAGACCGGCCGGGTCGGCGGCCGTGGCCGGGAAGGCCGGGGGGAGGCGTGAGGCGGCCGGGTCGGTGGTCACCCGGGGGACGGTACCCACGCCCGGGCGGTGCCGCGCCTGCTGCGCCTGCCACGCCTGCCGCGCCACGCGGGCCGAGGTGGACGTCGATGTCGGGGTGCGCTCCTAGACTTGCCGCTCGAGCTGCTGGCCGGGGGCTCGGTCGAGAGGGGTGGGGCACGTGGACAGCTGGGACGCGACGGCACGCATCGAGTCCGAGGCGCCCGCGGGGGGGTCGGTGGGCGAGGCCGGGGGCGGGTCCGAGGCCGGCCGGCTGCCCGAGGGGTTGACCCGCCGGGACGCCGAGATCCTCGCCTTCGAGCGCCAGTGGTGGAAGTACGCCGGCGCCAAGGAGCAGGCCGTGCGCGAGTTGTTCGACCTGTCCCCGACGCGGTACTACCAGCTGCTCAACGCGCTCATCGACACCCCGGCGGCCCTCGCGCACGACCCGATGCTGGTCAAGCGGCTGCGCCGGATGCGCTCGAGCCGCCAGCGCGCGCGGTCGGCCCGCCGTCTGGGCGTGCAGCCCTGAGCGCTCGGGGTCACCGCCCCCGCCAGCTCGCCGCGCGCCGCGGTGCGCACCGCACGCGCCGGGGCCCGACCGGGGTCGCGGTGCTCGTCCTCGTCTGGGTGCTCGTGCTCGTCGCCGTCGCCGTCGGGGTCGACGCGGCCCTGCGGGTGGTCCTGCAGCCGGTGCTCGGGGTCCTCGACGGACTCCCGTGACCCGGGCGTCGTGACCGTTCCGTGAAGACGAGGTTCACAGAACCTTGTCCCACGCGCCCCCGGCCCCACTAATCTGTGCCTCGGTCGATCAGTTCGAGGAGCACGCCCTCCCCGGGAGCGCACATCGGACGTGCCCCACGGCCCCGTGGCCGCGGGCAGCGTGAGACCCGTGCCCGGCGCGCGCCGGGGGCGTCTTCCGCTCGCTGCACCAGGAGAAGGCAATGGCTCAGGGCACCGTGAAGTGGTTCAACGCC
Protein-coding regions in this window:
- a CDS encoding DUF3263 domain-containing protein; translation: MDSWDATARIESEAPAGGSVGEAGGGSEAGRLPEGLTRRDAEILAFERQWWKYAGAKEQAVRELFDLSPTRYYQLLNALIDTPAALAHDPMLVKRLRRMRSSRQRARSARRLGVQP
- a CDS encoding uracil-DNA glycosylase; translated protein: MGLDDLDPGWARALAPVRADLERVSAALAAEPGDWLPAAGDVLRAFRQPFDGVRVLLVGQDPYPTAGHPVGLSFAVEPHVRPLPRSLVNIGRELREDVGVEPPAHGDLSSWTGAGVLLLNRVLTVRAGSSGSHRRLGWQAVTDAAVRALAARGGPLVALLWGKDAQQVQPLLDGVPVVAGVHPSPLSASRGFFGSRPFSRVDALLREAGGTGIDWRLS